One Mucilaginibacter ginkgonis genomic region harbors:
- a CDS encoding cold-shock protein: MATGKVKWFNTQKGFGFIITEEGKDLFVHFKDVQGGVNAIKDNDNVEYDVEEGRKGLQAVNVKKV, from the coding sequence ATGGCAACCGGAAAAGTAAAATGGTTTAACACACAAAAAGGCTTCGGCTTTATTATTACAGAAGAGGGCAAAGACCTTTTTGTGCACTTTAAAGATGTACAAGGTGGTGTTAACGCAATTAAAGACAATGACAATGTTGAGTATGACGTTGAAGAAGGCAGAAAAGGCCTTCAAGCGGTAAACGTTAAAAAAGTTTAA
- a CDS encoding MFS transporter, producing MPQNDQQLTKNVVFLVLVAALGYFVDIYDLVVFSVIRLKSLADIGVPAAEMRTTGAFVLNMQMAGLLVGGIVWGIIGDKFGRVKVLFGSILLYSLANFANGLVHDITRYAIIRVIAGIGLAGELGAGITLVSETLSKEKRGYGTMVVAVIGLFGAVAAAQVGKHDWRTAYFVGGGLGIVLLALRLGTFESGMYKNVAKIKVAKGNMLMLFNNWSRFYKYLCCILIGAPLWYVVGILVTQSPEFGKALGAKELLDAGTGIMYTYIGIAIGDIAAGLLAQLTKSRKLTMMIFLLLTVVSVATYLGTKNITVSQFITICFFMGFTVGYWATFVTIASEQFGTNIRSTVTTTVPNFVRGALIPISAIFDLLVVHYGMITSGYIMMGALTIISLFALSQLKESFSKDLDYVESDEDPVGQFNVGS from the coding sequence ATGCCCCAAAACGATCAACAGCTAACTAAGAATGTAGTCTTTCTTGTACTGGTAGCAGCCCTTGGCTATTTCGTAGATATTTATGACTTGGTCGTTTTCTCGGTGATAAGATTGAAAAGCCTTGCGGACATAGGCGTGCCGGCTGCCGAAATGCGTACAACCGGGGCCTTTGTTTTAAACATGCAGATGGCCGGATTACTGGTTGGCGGCATTGTTTGGGGAATTATCGGCGATAAATTCGGCAGAGTAAAAGTATTGTTCGGCTCAATATTGCTTTATTCCTTAGCGAATTTTGCAAATGGTTTAGTTCACGATATCACGAGGTATGCTATTATTCGTGTTATTGCAGGTATAGGCCTGGCCGGGGAGCTGGGTGCAGGGATAACATTAGTAAGTGAAACGCTTAGCAAAGAAAAACGCGGCTACGGCACCATGGTAGTTGCGGTAATAGGGCTGTTTGGAGCGGTCGCGGCTGCACAGGTTGGCAAGCATGATTGGCGCACAGCTTATTTTGTTGGTGGGGGATTAGGTATCGTGTTATTAGCATTAAGGTTAGGCACCTTTGAATCGGGCATGTATAAGAATGTGGCAAAGATCAAAGTGGCAAAGGGTAATATGCTAATGCTTTTCAATAATTGGAGCAGGTTTTATAAATACCTGTGCTGTATCTTGATAGGTGCACCTCTTTGGTACGTGGTAGGAATATTGGTTACACAGTCGCCTGAGTTTGGCAAAGCACTCGGTGCTAAAGAGTTGTTAGATGCTGGTACAGGAATTATGTATACTTACATTGGTATCGCTATAGGCGATATTGCCGCAGGTCTGTTAGCTCAGTTGACAAAATCCCGTAAGCTAACCATGATGATATTTTTGTTGCTAACTGTGGTCAGTGTGGCCACCTACCTCGGCACTAAAAATATCACCGTTTCACAGTTTATAACCATTTGTTTCTTCATGGGCTTTACTGTGGGTTATTGGGCTACGTTCGTCACCATTGCTTCAGAACAGTTTGGCACTAACATACGCTCTACTGTGACTACTACAGTACCGAATTTTGTAAGAGGTGCCCTGATACCGATCAGCGCGATATTTGACTTATTAGTTGTGCATTATGGTATGATCACCAGCGGTTATATCATGATGGGCGCGTTAACTATCATCTCTTTATTTGCTCTTAGCCAGTTAAAAGAAAGCTTTAGCAAAGACCTGGATTACGTGGAGAGTGACGAAGATCCTGTTGGTCAATTTAATGTAGGATCTTGA
- the hemF gene encoding oxygen-dependent coproporphyrinogen oxidase — protein MIYKEQIAEDYKQIQADICAALEAMDGKAKFASEEWNREGGGGGLTRIIQNGDSIEKGGVNFSAVHGKLPAAIKKAFGTENDDFFATGVSIVMHPNHPMVPIIHMNIRYFEMPDDTGAEPIRWFGGGIDLTPHYVIEQDAQFFHSKLKSVCDKYDDGFYPRFKTWADDYFFIKHRDETRGVGGIFYDRLKADENISWDNIFEFSKSLGRSFIDIYPELVNRNRNKAYSTENQEWQYMRRSRYAEFNLVYDAGTKFGLETNGRIESILMSLPPMAKWIYDFKPIPGSDEEKTLSLLKKGISWA, from the coding sequence ATGATCTATAAGGAACAAATCGCTGAAGATTACAAACAAATCCAGGCCGATATCTGTGCCGCGCTTGAGGCAATGGATGGAAAAGCCAAATTTGCGAGCGAAGAATGGAATCGGGAAGGCGGGGGTGGGGGGCTTACCCGTATAATTCAAAACGGTGATAGCATCGAAAAAGGCGGCGTGAATTTTTCTGCAGTTCATGGCAAATTACCGGCGGCAATAAAAAAAGCATTCGGGACAGAAAACGACGATTTCTTTGCCACGGGCGTTTCTATCGTAATGCATCCCAATCATCCGATGGTGCCCATTATCCACATGAACATCAGGTATTTTGAAATGCCTGATGACACAGGAGCAGAGCCTATACGCTGGTTCGGCGGTGGGATAGACCTTACCCCTCACTATGTAATTGAACAGGATGCGCAATTTTTCCACAGTAAACTAAAATCTGTTTGTGATAAATATGATGACGGTTTTTACCCGCGCTTCAAGACTTGGGCAGATGATTACTTTTTTATCAAACATCGCGATGAGACCCGTGGTGTAGGTGGCATATTTTATGACCGGTTAAAGGCTGATGAAAATATAAGTTGGGATAATATTTTTGAATTTTCTAAGTCATTAGGGCGATCCTTCATAGATATCTATCCCGAACTGGTAAACCGAAATCGCAATAAAGCCTACAGCACAGAAAACCAGGAATGGCAATACATGCGCCGCAGCCGTTATGCCGAATTTAATCTGGTTTACGATGCGGGTACGAAATTTGGCTTGGAAACTAATGGGCGGATTGAGTCTATACTGATGAGTTTGCCGCCTATGGCAAAATGGATATATGATTTTAAGCCGATACCGGGCAGCGACGAAGAAAAGACATTATCTCTATTAAAAAAAGGCATCAGCTGGGCGTAA
- a CDS encoding serine hydrolase domain-containing protein → MKRLNLTLTILALSIICYGQAVPTSPALNNKFQQFINAYNTGDTLKFCGFYASETPNDKLIEKSVKQTLSEYSFSGKLKLMKVKPTSPTETTIVARNESFGCWFEIYWITDANQHYKEHHMRPIRLSSDFLQTGLLSQQQVLTEADAYIKGLADQKVFAGNLLIAKDGKILYNKSFGTNPAGAPNTSAQQFDLASMGKLFTTISVLQLADQHKLSLTDSVGKLIPQLKNKSLRGITVEQLLTHTSGMGDFFEDPAFDPMNGKKFTEADVIPAIEKDQLHFPPGKEFRYSNTGFLLLGLIVEKQSGQDFKTYVREHIFKPAQMMYSEPANGAGGGMSTVNDIYSFSKAISDNKLLSPATTKQFLTFNNANWGLGQEYQQLGNEVITGHSGGFPGICTELNMYQNAGYTVVILSNTEPPFGHFISDKIKELVVRR, encoded by the coding sequence ATGAAACGTTTAAACCTTACACTCACAATTCTTGCCTTATCCATAATATGCTACGGTCAGGCAGTCCCAACATCACCCGCGCTAAATAATAAGTTTCAGCAGTTCATAAACGCGTATAATACCGGCGATACGCTTAAGTTTTGCGGATTTTATGCGTCAGAAACCCCAAATGACAAACTGATAGAAAAAAGCGTTAAGCAAACGCTAAGCGAATATTCATTTTCGGGAAAGCTGAAACTTATGAAAGTGAAGCCGACCTCACCGACGGAAACTACCATTGTTGCACGTAATGAAAGCTTTGGCTGCTGGTTCGAGATCTACTGGATAACCGATGCTAACCAACATTATAAAGAGCATCACATGCGCCCGATTCGCCTAAGCTCAGATTTTCTGCAAACAGGCCTGCTCTCGCAACAACAAGTACTTACAGAAGCTGACGCATACATCAAAGGCCTCGCAGACCAAAAAGTATTTGCAGGCAATTTACTGATCGCTAAAGATGGCAAGATATTATACAACAAATCTTTCGGTACCAATCCGGCAGGGGCGCCGAACACCTCGGCTCAACAATTCGACTTGGCATCAATGGGCAAGTTGTTCACAACTATCAGCGTTTTGCAACTAGCAGATCAACACAAATTATCACTCACTGACAGTGTTGGAAAGTTAATACCACAACTGAAAAACAAATCTCTGCGCGGCATAACCGTCGAGCAACTGTTAACACATACTTCCGGCATGGGCGACTTTTTCGAAGACCCGGCTTTTGATCCTATGAACGGTAAGAAATTTACCGAAGCGGATGTTATTCCTGCTATCGAGAAAGATCAATTGCATTTTCCACCGGGTAAAGAATTCCGCTACAGCAACACCGGCTTTTTACTATTGGGCTTGATAGTAGAAAAGCAGTCAGGGCAGGATTTCAAAACTTATGTGCGAGAGCATATTTTTAAACCTGCACAAATGATGTATAGCGAGCCGGCCAACGGCGCTGGTGGCGGCATGTCGACTGTTAACGACATTTACAGTTTCTCCAAAGCGATCAGTGATAATAAATTGTTGTCTCCTGCAACAACAAAGCAGTTTTTAACTTTCAATAATGCCAATTGGGGCTTAGGGCAGGAATATCAACAGTTAGGTAATGAAGTGATCACCGGTCATAGTGGCGGCTTTCCTGGCATATGTACCGAACTGAATATGTATCAAAATGCAGGTTACACCGTTGTTATCCTTTCAAATACAGAGCCGCCATTCGGCCATTTTATATCCGATAAGATCAAAGAATTGGTAGTGAGAAGATAA